One stretch of Fibrobacter sp. DNA includes these proteins:
- a CDS encoding PAS domain S-box protein, which yields MSQRRKNFIHKNLLLYLPPLLVFLVLSAGNLWMWYKTRQISCRLLTSQARSAAVQIITKLNLLLYERGKDLNHLASIWVETYNSDKEQRFEEDARGILGREPGYREISKVDSAGNILSHISNSPDTLISEVSFDKHLKALSTDQFELISSPESKESFLAIFRPILSDSTEKGKFSTAVVGVMRFDSLMKQLARGSIPKEFAAEIIIDGIQIDLTENMDDLTSRSYSIADRSEINFIVGNNDARIIIYPPKKGLLASLLYQNRIRLILNTIAALFASSLLALAIYNFLKQKQVMAKLRESEERYQRLTENAKDIIFRLTLPDGRFEFISPSVTEVTGYTQQEFYSRPLFFKQLMDPGWQKNFEIRWKEILIGNTAPAYEYQIISKSGEHKWLHQSNVIITEDGVPVALEGIITDITAQKNATHEREELIKELEKKNADLERFIYTVSHELRQPLITIKGFLGYLEENAQKGEQSMLHQDIVQIIHATEIMQRLLNDLISLNRVGLAPQKKETVNIYEIVNQATDLFKEKIAQRNIKIIIDPLLPDVYGYRSELMELFQNLIENSIKFTSNKDRPVIHIGFSGSGKEVTYFIRDNGIGFHARYKEKIFGLFNKLHSDTEGTGVGLALAKRIVEHHGGWIRAESKGPDKGTTIYFTLPIEHS from the coding sequence ATGAGTCAGCGCCGGAAAAACTTCATTCACAAAAACCTTCTTCTATATCTCCCGCCCCTGCTGGTCTTTCTGGTACTGTCTGCCGGGAACCTGTGGATGTGGTATAAGACAAGACAGATCAGTTGCCGTCTTTTAACTTCTCAGGCTAGATCTGCTGCAGTTCAGATCATCACCAAACTGAACCTTTTGCTCTATGAAAGAGGAAAAGACCTGAACCACCTCGCTTCAATCTGGGTAGAGACCTACAACAGCGATAAAGAGCAGAGATTTGAGGAGGATGCGCGGGGAATCCTGGGAAGAGAACCTGGTTACCGGGAAATAAGCAAAGTTGATTCTGCAGGTAACATTCTCTCGCATATATCCAATTCTCCAGACACTCTGATTTCTGAAGTCAGTTTCGATAAGCATCTTAAGGCTCTCTCAACCGATCAGTTTGAATTGATCTCTTCTCCTGAATCAAAAGAGAGTTTCCTGGCAATTTTCCGTCCGATCCTTTCTGACAGCACAGAGAAGGGAAAATTCTCGACTGCAGTTGTGGGAGTTATGAGATTTGACTCTCTGATGAAACAGCTTGCCCGGGGTTCAATTCCAAAAGAGTTTGCAGCAGAGATAATCATTGATGGAATTCAAATAGATCTTACTGAAAACATGGACGATTTAACTTCCAGGTCTTACTCTATTGCTGATAGATCGGAAATCAATTTTATTGTGGGAAATAATGATGCCAGGATTATCATTTATCCTCCTAAAAAAGGCCTGCTTGCATCTTTGCTTTACCAGAACAGAATCCGGCTGATACTTAATACTATTGCCGCTCTCTTTGCATCATCACTGCTGGCTTTGGCTATCTACAATTTCCTTAAACAGAAACAGGTGATGGCAAAGCTCAGAGAATCCGAAGAAAGATATCAAAGATTGACAGAAAATGCCAAAGACATCATATTCCGTCTGACCCTTCCCGATGGACGATTTGAGTTTATCAGCCCCTCGGTAACTGAAGTCACCGGATATACTCAGCAGGAATTCTATTCAAGACCTCTTTTTTTCAAACAGCTAATGGATCCCGGGTGGCAGAAGAATTTTGAAATCAGATGGAAGGAGATTTTAATCGGTAATACTGCTCCTGCTTACGAATATCAGATTATAAGTAAATCTGGCGAACACAAATGGCTGCATCAGAGCAATGTCATAATTACCGAAGATGGTGTTCCTGTTGCTCTGGAAGGAATCATTACCGATATCACAGCACAGAAAAATGCCACCCATGAAAGAGAGGAACTGATTAAGGAACTGGAAAAGAAAAATGCCGATCTGGAAAGATTTATCTACACCGTCTCTCACGAACTGCGCCAGCCTCTTATCACCATAAAAGGGTTTTTGGGTTATCTTGAGGAAAATGCACAGAAAGGTGAGCAATCGATGCTTCACCAGGATATCGTGCAGATAATCCATGCAACTGAAATTATGCAGCGGCTTCTCAATGATCTCATAAGTCTCAACCGGGTTGGCTTAGCCCCTCAAAAAAAGGAAACCGTAAATATTTATGAGATTGTCAATCAGGCCACAGATCTTTTCAAGGAAAAAATCGCGCAAAGGAATATCAAAATTATTATAGATCCCTTATTACCTGATGTATACGGTTACCGCAGTGAACTGATGGAACTGTTTCAGAATCTTATCGAAAACTCCATCAAGTTTACATCGAATAAAGACCGGCCTGTAATTCATATAGGATTTTCAGGCAGCGGAAAAGAAGTTACCTATTTTATCCGGGATAACGGCATAGGTTTTCACGCCAGGTACAAAGAAAAAATCTTCGGCCTGTTCAACAAACTCCACTCTGACACCGAAGGTACCGGGGTTGGACTTGCGCTGGCAAAAAGAATTGTAGAGCACCATGGTGGATGGATAAGGGCTGAATCAAAAGGACCTGATAAAGGCACTACCATCTACTTTACACTCCCGATCGAACATTCCTGA
- a CDS encoding response regulator has translation MTEESVILLVEDNESHAILAIRGLSQYHKKPRIVHVSDGESALDYLLGRGEYSRPRSNPRPRLVLLDLRLPKIDGLDVLKEMKSSEDLRVIPVVILTSSMAEPDIVRSYYYNANSYLVKPLDFEEFRKEMLCVANYWLNWNINPL, from the coding sequence GTGACTGAAGAATCTGTAATTCTTCTTGTTGAGGATAATGAAAGCCATGCAATTCTGGCTATCAGGGGATTATCCCAGTATCACAAAAAACCCAGAATAGTGCATGTAAGCGACGGAGAGAGTGCTTTGGATTATCTTCTGGGACGAGGGGAGTATTCCCGTCCCAGATCCAATCCACGGCCTCGCTTAGTACTGCTGGATCTTCGTCTGCCAAAGATTGACGGGCTCGATGTATTAAAAGAGATGAAGAGTTCTGAAGATCTTCGGGTTATTCCAGTGGTTATTCTGACAAGCTCCATGGCAGAACCGGATATTGTGCGCTCTTATTACTATAATGCCAACAGTTACCTGGTCAAACCGCTGGACTTTGAGGAGTTTCGGAAGGAGATGCTTTGTGTAGCCAACTACTGGCTGAACTGGAATATTAATCCCTTGTGA
- the pyk gene encoding pyruvate kinase: MEKKVKIVATLGPASSSPTLIRKLLLAGTNVFRLNFSHSTQEAVSVTIQQIRDQARMLSLEPGILADLQGPKIRTGVTKENRIFTVQEGSQVRISPERLESDERTIFIDFPELMHKVRSGSLILINDGAIRLRVEQIEKSGDIFCTALSTGSYSSHKGVNFPGIDLGIPSLTQKDINDLNYVLDKEIQFVALSFVRNAKDMEDLRKHVTRKRNDIKIIAKIEKPEAAENINEILEASDGIMVARGDLGVETTPYGIPVLQKKLIDSANQAGKLVIVATQMLESMITNRIPTRAESTDVANAILDGTDAIMLSGETAVGAFPVESVQTMSQIACITEKSDYAQKENVDLSTIDYPPHAVCEAAAYASIDLGRIPICIFTVSGDTALYLSKIRPLSPLYAFSPEIQTVRQLSLAWNITPFFLKFANDIPGLLRDAEEMLLKAGLVKKNDLIALVSGTTPVKGATNSLQIKRIEI, translated from the coding sequence ATGGAAAAGAAGGTAAAAATAGTAGCTACATTAGGTCCTGCAAGCAGCAGTCCCACTTTGATCAGAAAACTGCTGCTTGCAGGGACAAATGTTTTTCGTCTGAACTTTTCTCACAGCACTCAGGAAGCAGTTTCTGTAACTATTCAGCAGATCCGTGATCAGGCTCGGATGCTCAGTCTGGAGCCGGGCATTCTGGCAGACTTGCAGGGACCAAAGATAAGAACCGGTGTTACAAAAGAGAACAGAATTTTTACTGTTCAGGAGGGATCTCAAGTCAGAATTTCTCCTGAAAGGCTCGAAAGTGATGAGAGAACGATATTTATTGATTTTCCCGAATTAATGCATAAGGTTAGAAGTGGAAGTCTTATTCTTATTAATGATGGTGCAATAAGGTTAAGAGTGGAGCAGATCGAGAAATCCGGAGATATCTTTTGCACAGCATTAAGTACTGGTTCTTACTCATCACATAAGGGAGTCAATTTTCCTGGTATAGATCTGGGAATTCCATCTCTGACTCAAAAAGATATCAATGATCTTAATTATGTGCTGGATAAAGAGATTCAGTTTGTGGCGCTTTCTTTTGTAAGAAATGCAAAAGATATGGAGGATCTCCGGAAGCATGTAACCAGAAAACGCAATGATATCAAGATTATTGCTAAAATAGAGAAGCCGGAGGCAGCGGAAAATATAAACGAGATACTGGAGGCAAGTGATGGAATAATGGTCGCCAGGGGGGATTTGGGAGTTGAAACCACGCCCTATGGAATTCCGGTACTTCAGAAAAAGTTGATAGACAGTGCCAATCAAGCCGGGAAACTGGTGATTGTGGCGACTCAGATGCTGGAATCGATGATTACCAACCGTATACCTACCAGGGCCGAGTCAACCGATGTAGCTAATGCGATTTTAGATGGAACCGATGCAATAATGTTATCGGGAGAAACTGCAGTAGGGGCTTTTCCTGTGGAATCGGTTCAGACCATGTCTCAGATTGCCTGCATTACAGAAAAAAGCGACTATGCTCAAAAAGAAAATGTTGATCTTTCCACAATCGACTATCCTCCACATGCTGTTTGTGAAGCTGCTGCTTACGCCAGTATCGATCTGGGCAGGATTCCTATCTGTATTTTTACCGTATCAGGAGACACCGCCCTCTACTTATCAAAAATAAGGCCCCTGTCTCCACTTTACGCTTTTTCTCCAGAGATTCAAACTGTGCGCCAGCTTTCTCTGGCCTGGAACATCACTCCTTTTTTCCTTAAATTCGCAAATGATATTCCGGGACTTTTGCGGGATGCCGAAGAGATGCTCCTGAAGGCAGGATTGGTCAAAAAAAATGATCTGATTGCCCTGGTAAGTGGTACTACTCCTGTGAAGGGCGCCACGAATTCCCTGCAGATTAAGAGGATTGAGATCTGA